The following nucleotide sequence is from Lytechinus variegatus isolate NC3 chromosome 12, Lvar_3.0, whole genome shotgun sequence.
tttgatcttggtcatgtgacgtgaaactcatgcaggatgtttagtgatacttgattaaccttatggccaagtttcatgaactaggtccatatattttctaagttatgatgacatttcaaaaacttaacctcaggttaagatttcgatgttgattcctccaacatggtctaagttcattgaccgtaaatgacttttgaccttagtcatgtgacatgaaactctaataggatgttcagtaatacttgattaaccttatggccaagttttattaactaggtccatatactttctaagttatgacatcatttcaaaaacttaacctcaggttaagatttgatgttgacgccgccgccgccgtcggaaaagcggcgcctatagtctcactctgcttcgcaggtgagacaaaaacgggacagttttgaaaagtctataaaaaatggtttcaaaatattatatctatatttttatgttaatagatgctctgagatcttatctttgttcatgcttgagcgaacacgggacgtttttgtcgggtaTTCAAATATAGGCTTGCgtcaaaatggcagaaattagaaatttgacgattaggctTTTGACTAAAAAGCAGActttctcttaatcttttcattgtctttgccataattttcgaatcatgctgtcaaatttcatttacaaatttatttatttacctgaattattttgtttttcatttaaacttcttttacctttgaattttccttcacaACTAAGAAAataagactttttgtcaacccaagtagaaaggtttgcattattaattgggaaaacttttaattattcaaatccttttattatgtgaaacaaatcatgttatggtacctataaaagacatgaatcttattttcaaggggttattaaatccttcaccaagtttaattatgtgcttgacaggtcaaaaaggaaaggattcatgtctttcattggcaatggtgtattgagtcaattttgaaggatcgagatatggcagatcgggtaaaatgtattaaaaagttgtgaagcgagcaagcaaaaatttccactttttcattaaaatatgatattttgtgattttgacataatattcagagaatgatatcatattccactttctatgttttctgttatttttctttccacctttttttcttggtcatgatttttttattttgttttatttttttgggggggcaccccgagcccccacccatcagtatgccactgtttaaaggcaccataacctttgtagcacacaattaaaggatttgaaaaaaacgctctcccatacttcggttttaaaaaaattgtttttgcctaaagaagaaaaattcaATGCTTAAAACAGAACATATGAAGaaggaacaacaacagaaatatttaAGCAAATAAGTacatttggaaatgaattttgaccgcataattagaaaattatggcaaagataatgaaaagataaagaggaagtctgctgataagcaaaaagtccgatcatcatgtttatcatttgatgccattttggcgcaaacctcttttttaatcacagacaaaaacattccgtgttcgctcaagcatgaacgaaactaatttttttttaataacatttgaaggataagacccaAGAGCAccttttgacaccaaaatatagagatcttaatttgaaacaaaaattttatagacttttcaaatctgtcccgtttttttttatacgcactgtatagtcgCTGATCTTGGTTCCGTAACACTATTTAactttagcgattgattgcagtGTTAAATTATAGCTTGATTGAATTCATCATTGCGAGCGATCAAGCGAAGAAGTCAACAATACGATCATTCCCAGCGCTTCGTGTTAACGGACGGTTTCATGACGTCACTTGTTCCCTTCCGTGGTGATCCTCGGTGAATGCGTTCTCAATAAGATAACGGTGGTGATCAAGATTACCGTAGAAACAAAGTGAAGAACACCGATGAACATGAAGACCTTGGTGTAGGAATGAGTTAAGTCGAACAGAAATCCTGATGGAGGAAGAGAAAAAGATGAACAACAATGTAATTCGATAAATACCATCGGTACATGTTGAGTCAATCATCTACTACCAATCGATCACGTATTTGATATCACATGCCATAAACACTGCTAAAGACACATAGTACCATATTAATCGTAATCATGTAATCACAGtaataattttcaataaagCATATATTTACAGACCGTATCATGAGTTAAGACCCCTGCAGTCTCCCGCGGGTTGAAACGGACTGTCGTGGATTCGAATCCCAGCCGTGGCGTTATTTCCtttagcaaaattgattcaCATCAtgattgtgctgcactcaacagCACAAAATggatacctggcaggaatttattccttaaaatgGATGTGCGCTGTAGAAGACTTTACAGGCTAATTCCAGGGTAACAATACTCGAAGCCATATCTACATGTAAGCACACAGAGACGTTAGATTTAAACGTGATATGCTTTTCTACAAGAACTGATAGTTATTGTACTAGCGTAGTGATGAAAATTGTCATCGTCATTCAAAGGTAACTAAGATATCAATTCAGTCAATCCCGGGAGCCCATTgctaatgaataaataaaaattaagtaaataaatacaaGTACCTGTCATATAACCTGCTGAAGTTGCTCCTAATCCAAAACATAAAAATACCATTGCAGAAAATCGTCTGAATTTGTCTGGGTCTAATACAATCTTCTTTACCACGGCAAGAGGCATAGTATCTTCAGTAAAGAAACAAATGCCTTGGACGAACGCCAAACCGGCCCGAACATGATACCCTGATCCGACGAAGTCAAGGAGAAAAGTCAGGGTGCAGACAATACTGACGGGGATGTATATCAATAAAGGATCGACGTTTTTAGAAATGAGAATAATGAACACTGTTCTTCCTAAGATACCTCCAATACCTGCCAAGGAGGATAATAATACCGCATGGGAACTGATAATTCCAAGGGATTCGGCATGGGGTACCAAGAACAGAATCCAACCGTAAAATGCGTATGAGAAGATGTAAAACGATGGCATGTTCAACAGGACCAGCCAGTCATGAAACGTAAGACCTGTGAAACAGAACTTATACCAAGGTTCGGCATTGCCCTTCGATGTCCCTGCAGACGCCCCCATCAGTTCGTCGTTGTCTTCTTCGGTGATCAGTGGTAAGTGTTCAGTGGTCACAGCAGCATCAACGTCATCAAACGCAATCTCTGAATGATCAGATCCTGTACTGGTTGACTGATGTTCCTGAGAAGGAATATCTTCACCCCTTGATTCCAGAGCGCTGTTATTTTTCGGTCGTATAAGCTTACTTGTCATCTCGCTATCTGTTCGAGCCAGTCCCATCGTCTTAGCTTCAGGACAATGACTTTTAATTTTCTTCATGATTGGTTTACGGATTACCGCAGCACACACCATGACGTGAAAACCAATACCGGCTAAGATCAGAAAACTTCCGTGGTACCCGTAAGCCTCTTCCGATCTTTCTACGATGAACGGTATGAAAGCTGCACCTGCAGTCAGACCATACAAGGAAAGCGTGTTCATCATGACAAAATTATCAGGGAAATAGTCGTTTATGATGAGCGTTGTGGGCAGAAAAATACAGGCAAAACCGGTCCCTAAAATTAAAATGGAGATAGAGAGTGGGGGATAGTAAAcgtaaataatgataataatttatgtaaCATTTGTGTATCACTAGCTAGAATGATTCTAATCCCTGCGTTACTCATACCATAACCCTTACGCACGGCTAACCCGATCGCCCGTTCGagcattcaattttttttctacacgGTCACAACATTTGgttggagagtggcaaagtgtagaCAAATGACTTTGCCAGAAGACTGAAGTGCTGCCGTGGGTTAAATTTCTGAGAGTTACCTACTGAATTACCTACCTTTACATGTACGCCTATAGCATTAGGCTTAAAAAACAGCTTGTTAAgctgtttttatttcaatttttttttttaattatgtgttttattggtattcaaaatcacatataatcacaaaattgaaattgatactTTAGAAATGACCTAGCCTTAACATTTTTATCAGGTACTTTTCCACTATTGATTGAATGGAAAAGCATTGCTTTTATTAGGGTCCTTCCGATTTCTATTCATGAATTCATTAAttaagagtttagttgcaaaaggggttaggtccacttttgaccattccgagaaaaaaatgttttcttattCTTACTGCAATATTCTTAAGAGAAACCAAATTGTCacgatgtactaccctatcatgtgaacataaaattgggaataaaaaaaaatctacctttattcatattattttttcaaaattttcttttccaaaaaaaaaatcggtgtggacctaacccttttttaaagtgatttttctttgccgtTTTGGATTACTTTTAATTAGGAATTTCTACTTTTCTTTgatatcatcttatagagctactaaaaatctgtACATTGAGACcattaaaaattgatgaaaaaatggacctaaccccttttgcaagtgagctcttcaattatgtatttattttgattgagtttttaatggaaaataaatgaattgaactgaactgaaaaaAATAGTCAATAGACACACAGATATTTAGAACTATCTTGATCTTGAAAGTGTGAACAATGACTGAAACTGTACGTCAGTTCATATCTTGTCATATCGTTTCCTATATTCTAGCTGCAATTCTATCGACATGGACTTCTCAAAAATCCTTGAAATCTCGtgttttaccatgtttaccaaGAACTCGGAGTTCGCCATGGTATAATTTTCTCACTACTTATTGTCTCGCACatcagaggtgaaggcgagacgtAGGGACCctaatgtcgtccgtccgtcacaaatcttatgacacataactccaaaaccgtaagtcacttttcaacatcTGCATGCTATTCTGCAGTCGGAGGTCTCTTGGTAAAGTCagaggtcattttcaggttaacgtttaagtttacatgcaagactctcttgtGGCACCTAACTGTGCAACCAtaggtcgcttttcaaccaaacttggatggtagatgaacGGAGGGAagctgcatgttatgctgcacttggaggtcacatggtaaagtcaaaggtcattttcaggtcaacgttaaagtttcctcgcaagactctcttatgacacataaatTTGCAACCATAAATCActttttcaaacaatcttaacAATCTTGGATGGTAGGtgtacttaggggacctgcaggCTATTGTGTTAGGAGGTCACTTggtatggtcaaagttcattttgaggtcaacctTAAAGTTAACGTGCAATACTCtcatgacaagtgttattcaatcccagtcatttcacaatgaaattttgatacAATTTTGTTGCATGCCCTTGCAAATCCACAAATTCGTTTGCCTTGTTTATTTGCCGGCCAGATGGATCTGGACAGGATGATTCTCCCTGCAAGGATCAAACCTGTGGTGAGATCCGAGGTGGAGttagtccggagtccaggaggGTTACTCATCTTTGGAGGGCAATATGGaaattctgagattagttcgatccggtttcaaagcggagtactcaacccacttcgagaagagggttacaaacggagttactccgcaccggaaatgcggtatgcgCTTATCGCTGTGATCTTGCCACATGTATGGcgcgaactcgcttggaaaccatggcaacgactgcggatacaccgctgcggtGCTTGGCAATATGATAGGGGGTTTAAAGTCTgtccgcagtacaagcgtaTAAACTCAATCCGGAGTTATTCTGGAGTAACTCCACTTCACATTCAGTATGAAAACGGTACATCACTTCATTTTCGCCTTCTGAACGATTAACGAGTATCATGTGAGATTCACTTTTGAAAAAGAGACGAGCCTGCATAAGGCAACCTTCTCCccaaatgaatcaaaacaaacCAGTGCCCCGTCttccaaagagttacgattaatccaATCGGTTgttactctatggaaatccatcagtgtcataatttttgtctgcagaaaatttgcaaaatgttcttTGCAATATAATATTCAATGTAAGCTTTGCACAATTAGTGTTCGGACTACAGCattgtattctgttttatatctaataaaccgaattggattgaattgaattagaATGGAATTGAACTGAAACTGTTAACAAAGGagatcacaccaaattgtcaagaaatcaatgaatttatggatatacatacatatctaggcccaaattcacaaaggaggactaaagttataccccGGGTATAACTCAGCCGTGGACTAACTTTAGCACCGGGGTATAAAGTTAGTCCATGGATTAGTCCACCGTTTGTGAATAGCGCGGTGGACTAACTTTATACCCGGGTGCTAGCTAACCCCCGACTAAATTTAACcccggtataactttagtccacctttgtgaatacgGGTCAATAAGTTTAATTTACTGGCTtcccatagttgcgattgatttaatcaatcgcaaatattgtAAGACGAGGCCCAGTTCTTCAGACCTGGGGCCTgctgcataaaactttttacctaagaaaactctggtaaaaactgaaactaaggttagtctgatttctgcaaTTGACTTTAACAAAGGGCAAAAAGTTTTCTTTTATGCAGCGGGTCCATGGGGTGCCTGTCCATAAgtgtcctggggagcgtttcatgaaaggacttgttggacgttttatccgacaagtaccagtttatccgacacttaccataggaacagtgtgtctcagccaatcagaatcaaggaaagatgtcagatctgacaacttgtcggatgaaaatattgatgaaacgctccccagatgtaACAGCGTTTTGGCTGTCACCTTGTAATCATAGGGTAGCgcgttcgaatcccaccacggcCTCGCGTCCTATGGCAAAGAATTAATCCGCCCTTCATGCCCACTTTACTGTCACTCTACACCCAGGGGTGAAATTTGTACCCGATAGGATGCGAAAGCCCATGTAGTGTGCATAGCAACCGAGTCTTATCTCTTGTTGGATTGTTCCACAGGGAGAGGAGAATGGCGTACGTTGTATGCGGGTATGCTAGGATCCGACAACTCgtttataataacatttttaacGCGATTGTTGATACGTCAtcccgatgtattaagcgctacatAAAAGcgaaatatcattatcaaaagGACTTTCGATAAATTGTGGTCACTTTAATCTTGTAATATCATGTTATGTGTTATCTAGCACACTAAGTTCAGTAGTCACGTTTTGGTATGTTGGGGGTCATGATGATGCTagtaaaatattgttaaaaatatattcatcgCCCGTGATCTCCCTTACCTGTTAATGCGAGACCCACGCCCACAACTACAACATTAGTTGAAAAAGCACATATGAGTAGGCAAGTCGCGCTGAGTATTGCTCCTCCTCCGGCGACCAGTCGATCGTTCATCCTTTCTAGTAATAGAGATGCAAGTGGAGCTGTCAAATAAAGGGAAATCGTTACACCACGATTCGATTagaatttcataaaagttaGAATACACACTTCAAATTTAAATCTCCGAAAAGTACATGACATAATATCGATCATTTGATGGTGAATATTATACATTAGCCAGAAACAGTTATGATAGTAAGGATTTGAAATATCATCGTCGGCCGCGGTCgtccgaaccgtcgtatcacGCGTACGGCGGTGCAAACCCATTTCACAGAAAATCGGCTTTaaagtttactataattttcacaCTTAGTTCTCAAGCCTTTCAACATATTCGTTGCTACAAAATACATAGTTGGAAAGAACACGAGATGTGATTGGTATTGGTATCTTTAATTTTACACAAATCTAAGGATACAAGAAAATATGGCAAAATAACTAAatgcttgtaatttcggttGGAGCTGCTGAGATTTTCTCTGTACGAAAACGCCATAGGGGAAAGGCCTACATTatggtggcgcgcgcgccacttgTGGCGCACCGAGCCTTGCCGAGTGGCGATTGGGAGCCggtatcaaaaaaaatttaaaaaattaaggaaaaattGGGGAGAAAAATATATCTATTAGCAACCTGGTAATAAGGATTTGGTGATAAttttaatacaaagagaaaacaaaaactctttACTTGACACTTAATTGCTAATTGTTTCCTCAAAttttcgtcgcacgcaccacgaaccgtcctc
It contains:
- the LOC121425289 gene encoding uncharacterized protein LOC121425289 codes for the protein MNDRLVAGGGAILSATCLLICAFSTNVVVVGVGLALTGTGFACIFLPTTLIINDYFPDNFVMMNTLSLYGLTAGAAFIPFIVERSEEAYGYHGSFLILAGIGFHVMVCAAVIRKPIMKKIKSHCPEAKTMGLARTDSEMTSKLIRPKNNSALESRGEDIPSQEHQSTSTGSDHSEIAFDDVDAAVTTEHLPLITEEDNDELMGASAGTSKGNAEPWYKFCFTGLTFHDWLVLLNMPSFYIFSYAFYGWILFLVPHAESLGIISSHAVLLSSLAGIGGILGRTVFIILISKNVDPLLIYIPVSIVCTLTFLLDFVGSGYHVRAGLAFVQGICFFTEDTMPLAVVKKIVLDPDKFRRFSAMVFLCFGLGATSAGYMTGFLFDLTHSYTKVFMFIGVLHFVSTVILITTVILLRTHSPRITTEGNK